From Deinococcus planocerae, one genomic window encodes:
- the rplJ gene encoding 50S ribosomal protein L10, translated as MANEKNTQTLGSLRESLTGIETFYVVDYQGLTAGQLTKLRQDIRTKGGQLIVAKNTLINLALQDGGRDFADALKGPSALVLAQDDPAGIAKTLSEAAKGNDRGIPAMKGGFVEGQRVDVRVIERLANLGSKQSLQGEFVGVLSAHLSNFVGILEAYREKLGGATEAA; from the coding sequence GTGGCGAACGAAAAGAACACGCAGACCCTGGGCAGCCTGCGTGAGAGCCTGACGGGCATCGAGACGTTTTACGTCGTCGACTACCAGGGTCTCACCGCGGGGCAGCTCACGAAACTGCGCCAGGACATCCGGACGAAGGGCGGCCAGCTCATCGTCGCCAAGAACACCCTGATCAACCTCGCCCTCCAGGACGGCGGGCGCGATTTCGCGGACGCCCTCAAGGGCCCCAGCGCACTCGTGCTGGCGCAGGACGATCCGGCGGGCATCGCCAAGACGCTCAGCGAAGCGGCCAAGGGCAACGACCGGGGCATCCCCGCCATGAAGGGCGGGTTCGTCGAGGGGCAGCGCGTGGACGTGCGCGTCATCGAGCGCCTCGCCAACCTCGGCAGCAAGCAGAGCCTTCAGGGCGAATTCGTGGGCGTGCTCAGCGCGCACCTCAGCAACTTCGTCGGCATTCTCGAAGCCTACC